One genomic segment of Ipomoea triloba cultivar NCNSP0323 chromosome 9, ASM357664v1 includes these proteins:
- the LOC116030808 gene encoding uncharacterized protein LOC116030808 has protein sequence MASSAAPNLHANFGLPVCLSGITHPLPLPLPEEMADHDRRRKAMKTSAAFESKDTSWRSSSAADDQERGNQTSPGDADFASVLRDLASISLGHTAKAA, from the exons ATGGCTTCTTCAGCAGCACCAAATCTCCACGCCAATTTTGGACTTCCAGTCTGCCTCTCAGGGATCACTcaccctctccctctccctctccctgaAGA GATGGCGGATCATGATCGCCGGAGAAAAGCCATGAAAACCTCGGCGGCGTTTGAATCAAAAGATACCAGCTGGAGGAGCAGTAGTGCCGCAGATGATCAAGAGAGGGGAAATCAAACAAGCCCCGGAGATGCGGATTTCGCTTCTGTCTTGCGTGATCTGGCTTCCATCTCTTTGGGTCATACAGCCAAGGCTGCGTAG
- the LOC116029960 gene encoding V-type proton ATPase subunit B 2 — protein MPAQNGIDMEEGTLEIGMEYRTVSGVAGPLVILDKVKGPKYQEIVNIRLGDGTTRRGQVLEVDGEKAVVQVFEGTSGIDNKYTTVQFTGEVLKTPVSLDMLGRIFNGSGKPIDNGPPILPEAYLDISGSSINPSERTYPEEMIQTGISTIDVMNSIARGQKIPLFSAAGLPHNEIAAQICRQAGLVKRLEKSENLLDGGEEDNFAIVFAAMGVNMETAQFFKRDFEENGSMERVTLFLNLANDPTIERIITPRIALTTAEYLAYECGKHVLVILTDMSSYADALREVSAAREEVPGRRGYPGYMYTDLATIYERAGRIEGRKGSITQIPILTMPNDDITHPTPDLTGYITEGQIYIDRQLHNRQIYPPINVLPSLSRLMKSAIGEGMTRRDHSDVSNQLYANYAIGKDVQAMKAVVGEEALSSEDLLYLEFLDKFERKFVTQGAYDTRNIFQSLDLAWTLLRIFPRELLHRIPAKTLDLFYNRDAAS, from the exons ATGCCGGCTCAAAATGGTATTGACATGGAGGAGGGAACTCTGGAGATTGGCATGG AATATAGAACTGTTTCTGGAGTTGCAGGGCCATTGGTTATCCTTGACAAAGTCAAG GGACCCAAGTACCAGGAGATTGTTAATATTCGTTTAGGTGATGGAACTACCCGAcgtggacaagttctggaagtcGATGGGGAGAAAGCTGTTGTTCAG GTTTTTGAGGGAACTTCTGGAATTGACAACAAATATACAACGGTGCAGTTTACTGGGGAG GTTTTAAAAACTCCAGTCTCCTTGGATATGCTTGGTCGCATTTTTAATGGTTCTGGGAAACCAATTGACAATGGTCCTCCTATTCTTCCCGAGGCTTACTTGGACATTTCtg GAAGTTCTATCAATCCTAGTGAGAGAACCTATCCTGAAGAAATGATTCAAACAGGAATTTCAACAATTGATGTCATGAATTCAATTGCTAGAGGGCAAAAAATTCCCCTCTTCTCTGCTGCTGGTCTTCCTCATAATGAAATTGCTGCACAGATCTGTCGCCAGGCTGGTTTGGTGAAGCGGCTGGAGAAATCTGAAAATCTTCTTGAT GGTGGTGAAGAGGACAATTTTGCCATTGTCTTTGCAGCTATGGGAGTGAACATGGAAACAGCTCAGTTTTTCAAACGTGATTTTGAAGAAAATGGATCTATGGAGAGAGTGACCCTTTTCCTGAACttg GCTAATGATCCTACTATTGAACGTATCATTACTCCTAGGATTGCTCTGACAACTGCAGAATACTTGGCATATGAATGTGGGAAGCATGTTCTTGTGATATTGACAGATATGAGTTCATATGCTGATGCTCTTCGTGAG GTATCTGCTGCTCGAGAAGAAGTCCCTGGAAGGCGTGGATACCCTGGTTATATGTATACAGATCTGGCAACAATCTATGAACGAGCTGGACGTATTGAAGGAAGAAAAGGTTCCATCACACAAATTCCAATTTTGACCATGCCTAATGATG ATATTACCCATCCAACTCCTGATTTGACGGGTTATATCACAGAAGGACAAATATATATTGATAGACAGCTTCATAACCGGCAG ATATACCCACCAATCAATGTGCTTCCATCCTTGTCTCGTTTGATGAAG AGTGCTATTGGAGAGGGTATGACTAGGAGGGATCACTCAGATGTTTCAAACCAG CTGTATGCAAATTATGCCATTGGGAAGGATGTCCAAGCAATGAAAGCTGTGGTTGGAGAGGAAGCACTTTCTTCTGAGGACCTG CTATACCTAGAGTTTCTAGACAAATTTGAGAGGAAGTTTGTTACCCAAGGAGCATATGACACCCGCAACATCTTTCAGTCACTTGATTTAGCATGGACACTCCTCCGAATCTTCCCTAGGGAGCTTCTACACCGTATTCCAGCAAAGACCCTGGATCTATTTTACAACAGGGATGCGG